Proteins encoded by one window of Haliotis asinina isolate JCU_RB_2024 chromosome 6, JCU_Hal_asi_v2, whole genome shotgun sequence:
- the LOC137286692 gene encoding uncharacterized protein, whose translation MSYAMEIWSSCCPTRMKRLSTLQNCALRLIVGALKTTPVGSLEIEANIPPLQIHSESVILNRRIKNHFLPKDSPGHLKKNKAKNSFYARSSRLLKERNIYLPSRSDPNFSPTAIMNDIPPWQWKPPTIVTSIPEQANKSENPVKLKMLALELIQTKYSEYRKIYTDGSLDPNNGKAGAGIYLQDDESSVIIPLTPCSILSAELTAIERALLEIKDLSNSGPYTILTDSLSSLHTLLSYKPTEYYHQTKAINSLLQTLKTVICLQWIPSHVGIIGNEKADELAKQASECGPLLKPMSSLPSLKCRVKETSSDKWSNIWLNNSKGRKYFELQEKPNRIFYKNIKRTDQVTISRIRLNHFPCQSYLAKYHLATDPICTFCNQEEEDLEHILFRCPEYDEIRSTANNNLKEALENRNNEWAQFINIIKRRNERVHARATTPEACSTT comes from the coding sequence ATGTCATATGCCATGGAAATCTGGTCATCATGCTGCCCAACGAGAATGAAAAGACTTTCAACCTTACAAAATTGTGCTCTCCGTCTCATAGTTGGTGCTCTGAAAACCACGCCAGTTGGGTCACTTGAGATAGAAGCAAACATCCCTCCACTTCAGATCCATTCGGAATCAGTTATCCTGAACAGAAGGATTAAAAATCACTTCCTTCCAAAAGATTCTCCAGGGCATctcaagaaaaacaaagcaaagaacTCCTTCTATGCAAGATCCAGCAGGCTACTCAAGGAAAGAAACATCTATCTCCCTTCTAGGTCAGACCCCAACTTCTCTCCAACAGCAATCATGAATGATATACCACCATGGCAATGGAAACCTCCAACCATAGTAACATCAATTCCAGAACAAGCCAATAAGTCAGAAAACCCAGTCAAGTTGAAGATGCTAGCCTTGGAGTTAATCCAGACTAAATATTCAGAATACAGAAAGATCTACACTGACGGCTCCCTGGATCCAAACAATGGAAAAGCTGGGGCAGGCATATATCTCCAAGACGATGAGAGTAGTGTCATCATTCCACTCACCCCCTGCTCAATCCTCAGTGCAGAACTTACAGCAATAGAAAGAGCCTTGCTGGAAATTAAAGATCTTTCCAACTCCGGTCCTTACACCATCCTGACGGACTCTTTATCATCCCTGCACACTCTGTTGTCATACAAACCTACTGAGTACTACCATCAAACCAAAGCCATCAACAGTCTGCTACAaaccctgaaaactgtcatctgCCTACAATGGATcccaagccatgtagggattATTGGGAACGAAAAGGCTGACGAACTTGCCAAGCAAGCATCTGAGTGTGGCCCTCTGCTAAAACCTATGTCATCTCTACCTAGTTTGAAATGCAGAGTGAAGGAAACCTCTAGTGATAAATGGTCAAATATCTGGCTCAATAACAGCAAAGGTCGAAAGTACTTTGAACTGCAGGAAAAACCCAACagaattttctacaaaaatatcaaaagaacgGATCAAGTTACCATCTCTAGAATCCGACTGAACCACTTTCCCTGTCAGAGCTATCTAGCCAAATATCATCTGGCAACTGACCCCATTTGCACATTTTGTAATCAAGAAGAGGAAGATCTTGAGCACATCTTATTCAGATGCCCCGAATATGATGAAATCAGGTCAACAGCCAACAACAATCTTAAAGAAGcccttgaaaacagaaataatgaatggGCTCAATTCATCAATATAATCAAGAGGAGAAACGAGAGGGTACATGCAAGGGCCACGACGCCAGAGGCATGCTCCACTACCTAA